Proteins found in one Labrenzia sp. VG12 genomic segment:
- a CDS encoding VWA domain-containing protein, which translates to MIGFAFPWAFLALPLPLLVLWLVPAHKEQVPALRFPFFRRITRTAGTTPGPGAVVLSRSRLQMGAAVLVWCLLCLAMARPERIGDAVEVTRAARDVVLAIDISGSMDTRDFRTPDGAPKQRLAAVRDVVDGFIAGRDGDRMALIVFGTRAYVQSPLTEDLDTITTLLGQTQVGMAGPHTALGDAIGLSIRTFEISDIEQRLLILLSDGADTGSRMSPVNAAEIAAGKGIEIYAIGVGDPKGSGDNRVDLETLKAIASRTGGEFFFAEDEAGLTDVYDRIDTLAPRETRSLSYRPKSSLAHIPLAVAAAIGLLATGFLAFSGRIGRRTA; encoded by the coding sequence TGCCTTCCCATGGGCCTTTCTTGCCCTTCCCCTGCCCCTTCTTGTCCTGTGGTTGGTGCCTGCCCACAAGGAACAGGTCCCGGCACTGCGATTCCCGTTTTTCCGGCGCATCACCAGGACTGCGGGAACAACGCCTGGCCCGGGAGCTGTCGTTCTATCGAGATCTCGCCTGCAGATGGGCGCGGCGGTGCTTGTCTGGTGTCTTCTCTGCCTTGCCATGGCCCGTCCCGAACGCATCGGAGACGCTGTCGAAGTCACACGCGCGGCAAGAGATGTTGTCCTGGCCATCGACATTTCCGGGTCCATGGACACCCGGGATTTCCGGACACCGGACGGGGCTCCCAAACAGAGGCTGGCCGCTGTCAGGGACGTCGTCGACGGGTTCATCGCCGGACGGGACGGCGACCGCATGGCGCTCATCGTGTTCGGAACAAGGGCCTATGTGCAATCACCACTGACAGAAGACCTCGACACGATCACCACCCTTCTCGGGCAAACGCAGGTCGGCATGGCCGGCCCGCACACGGCACTCGGCGATGCCATCGGCCTTTCGATCCGAACCTTCGAAATCAGCGACATTGAACAGCGTTTGCTCATCCTTCTGTCGGACGGAGCCGATACCGGGAGCCGCATGAGCCCGGTGAATGCGGCAGAGATCGCTGCCGGAAAGGGCATAGAAATCTACGCCATCGGCGTCGGAGACCCGAAGGGGTCGGGTGACAACCGGGTCGATCTGGAGACGCTCAAAGCCATTGCCTCGCGGACGGGCGGCGAGTTTTTCTTTGCCGAGGACGAAGCCGGACTGACCGACGTCTATGACCGGATCGATACGCTGGCACCGCGTGAAACCCGGTCCCTGTCCTATCGCCCCAAATCCAGCCTGGCACATATCCCGCTGGCGGTCGCCGCAGCGATCGGCCTTCTGGCAACAGGTTTCCTGGCCTTTTCCGGAAGGATCGGGAGGCGAACAGCATGA